A genomic segment from Halogeometricum sp. S3BR5-2 encodes:
- a CDS encoding methyl-accepting chemotaxis protein, with the protein MVAFTAVFDVVGTVAYLATAVVAFRTYRRADAESGFWLNFGLAALLGFFWAGVVSAEHLGVAGEVFDIISVSLLTATIAVFAVGATGTYAVVEDMKRSRAREADSRAAAESLTESLETGAAEFDRVMDAAAAGDLTVRMNRDGESDAMARVAESFNGMMADLETTVVNIQSFAGDVADSTAQIDASADEIRMASEEVSTSMTAVAGETDEQHRHLSAAADEMSTLSATVEEVAASATQVAETSSEASELGEDGRASATEALEEMDHVRETTDRTVGEVEALRDELDEIVAIVDLITEIADRTNLLALNASIEAARAGEAGKGFAVVAAEIKELASESTTATGRIETLVTDIQASAAGTAGDMREVGDRVTSGTETVGSALAALEDIAARVEEVNGGIQEIDRATTEQATSTEDALLKVEDARQAGDRTSEEISSVTAASEEQTASVSEAAGSIGDLSTAATALRDRLARFEVSESAHAGATADSPSAASDAPTAAEPTSPPAQTAADSAAPMSTDGGRSERPDRPPRSRR; encoded by the coding sequence ATGGTCGCGTTCACCGCGGTCTTCGACGTGGTCGGCACCGTCGCCTACCTCGCGACCGCCGTCGTCGCGTTCCGGACCTACCGGCGGGCCGACGCCGAGTCGGGTTTCTGGCTGAACTTCGGACTGGCGGCCCTGCTCGGGTTCTTCTGGGCGGGCGTCGTCAGCGCCGAACATCTGGGCGTCGCCGGCGAGGTGTTCGACATCATCAGCGTGTCGCTCCTGACGGCGACTATCGCCGTCTTCGCCGTCGGCGCGACGGGCACGTACGCCGTCGTCGAGGACATGAAGCGTTCCCGCGCCCGCGAGGCCGACTCCCGCGCGGCGGCGGAGTCGCTGACGGAGTCGCTGGAGACCGGCGCCGCCGAGTTCGACCGCGTGATGGACGCCGCGGCCGCGGGCGACCTCACGGTCAGGATGAACCGCGACGGCGAGAGCGACGCGATGGCCCGCGTGGCCGAGTCGTTCAACGGGATGATGGCCGACCTCGAGACCACCGTCGTGAACATCCAGTCGTTCGCGGGCGACGTCGCCGACTCGACGGCGCAGATAGACGCCAGCGCCGACGAGATACGGATGGCCAGCGAGGAGGTGAGCACCTCGATGACCGCCGTCGCGGGCGAGACCGACGAACAGCACCGACACCTGTCGGCGGCCGCCGACGAGATGAGCACGCTCTCGGCGACGGTCGAGGAGGTGGCGGCCTCGGCGACGCAGGTGGCCGAGACGTCGAGCGAGGCGTCCGAACTCGGCGAGGACGGCCGCGCGTCCGCGACCGAGGCGTTAGAGGAGATGGACCACGTCCGGGAGACGACCGACCGGACCGTCGGCGAGGTCGAGGCGCTCCGCGACGAACTCGACGAAATCGTCGCCATCGTCGACCTCATCACCGAGATAGCCGACCGGACGAACCTCCTCGCCCTCAACGCCTCCATCGAGGCCGCCCGCGCGGGCGAGGCCGGCAAGGGGTTCGCCGTCGTCGCCGCCGAGATAAAGGAACTCGCCAGCGAGTCGACGACGGCCACGGGCCGCATCGAGACGCTCGTCACCGACATTCAGGCGTCGGCCGCGGGCACCGCCGGCGACATGCGCGAGGTCGGCGACCGGGTCACATCCGGCACCGAGACGGTCGGGTCCGCGCTGGCCGCCCTCGAGGACATCGCCGCGCGCGTCGAGGAGGTCAACGGCGGCATCCAGGAGATAGACCGCGCGACGACCGAGCAGGCGACCTCCACCGAGGACGCCCTCCTGAAGGTCGAGGACGCCCGGCAGGCGGGCGACCGGACGAGCGAGGAGATATCGAGCGTCACCGCTGCCTCCGAGGAGCAGACCGCCTCGGTCTCCGAGGCGGCGGGCAGCATCGGCGACCTCTCGACGGCGGCGACGGCGCTCCGCGACCGTCTCGCCCGCTTCGAGGTGAGCGAATCCGCCCACGCCGGAGCGACGGCGGACTCCCCGTCCGCCGCGTCGGACGCTCCGACGGCCGCGGAACCGACGTCGCCGCCGGCGCAGACGGCGGCCGATTCCGCCGCCCCGATGTCGACGGACGGCGGCCGGTCCGAACGCCCCGACCGGCCCCCGCGCTCCCGTCGCTGA
- a CDS encoding VOC family protein, with protein MSGTQRQVGIEGLRIVTVVVDDVDEALAFYTETLGFEKRMDDTFEMDGETGRWVTVGVPGQELEIALTRVDEPYYDEETRALLEPKRGTETWWTFRTPDCAETVETLRERGVEITQEPETYPWGIEAMFADPSGNEFSLFEYAS; from the coding sequence ATGAGCGGAACACAACGACAGGTGGGTATCGAGGGACTGCGCATCGTCACGGTCGTCGTCGACGACGTGGACGAAGCCCTGGCGTTCTACACGGAGACGCTGGGGTTCGAAAAGCGGATGGACGACACGTTCGAGATGGACGGCGAGACGGGCCGGTGGGTCACCGTCGGGGTTCCGGGGCAGGAGTTAGAGATAGCCCTCACCCGGGTCGACGAACCGTACTACGACGAGGAGACGCGGGCGCTGCTCGAACCGAAGCGGGGGACCGAGACGTGGTGGACGTTCCGGACGCCCGACTGCGCCGAGACGGTCGAGACGCTCCGCGAACGGGGCGTCGAGATAACTCAGGAACCCGAGACGTACCCGTGGGGCATCGAGGCGATGTTCGCCGACCCGTCCGGGAACGAGTTCAGCCTCTTCGAGTACGCCTCGTAA
- the lpdA gene encoding dihydrolipoyl dehydrogenase, translating to MVVGDISTGTEVLVIGAGPGGYVAAIRAAQRGLDTTLVERDAYGGTCLNHGCIPSKAYITASSLAHEAGSAEEMGIHADPAVDMSQMRSWKDDVVGRLTGGVEKLCKANGVNLIEGTARFKDDSSVRIEHGGEGQGSETVEFERCIVATGSRPVQIPGFEFADDPVWSSRDALAAESVPDELLVVGAGYIGMELSTAFAKLGADVTVVEMLEDVLPGYEDDVSNVVRKRAEELGIEFHFGEGASGWSPDGDDVVVETETEDGETSSYRADKVLVAVGRSPVTDTVDAENAGLETDEKGFFETDDRMRTSVDHIYAVGDVVADSPMLAHVGSKEGIVAAEHAAGEPAAYDAQAVPAAVFTDPEIGTVGMTESEAEEAGFTPAVGQMPFNASGRAMTTGHTEGFVRVVADEDSGFVLGGQIVGPEASELVAELALAVEMGATLEDVAGTVHTHPTLAEAVMEAAENARGEAIHTLNR from the coding sequence ATGGTCGTCGGAGACATCTCGACGGGAACGGAGGTACTGGTCATCGGCGCGGGGCCGGGCGGGTACGTCGCCGCCATCCGCGCCGCACAGCGCGGTCTGGACACGACGCTGGTCGAACGAGACGCCTACGGGGGCACCTGTCTGAACCACGGCTGTATCCCCTCGAAGGCGTACATCACGGCGTCGTCGCTGGCGCACGAGGCGGGCAGCGCCGAGGAGATGGGCATCCACGCCGACCCGGCGGTGGACATGTCGCAGATGCGGAGTTGGAAGGACGACGTGGTCGGCCGACTGACCGGCGGCGTCGAGAAACTCTGCAAGGCCAACGGCGTCAACCTCATCGAGGGGACGGCGCGCTTCAAGGACGACTCCTCGGTCCGCATCGAACACGGCGGCGAGGGTCAGGGCTCCGAGACGGTGGAGTTCGAGCGCTGCATCGTCGCCACCGGCTCTCGCCCGGTCCAGATTCCGGGCTTCGAGTTCGCGGACGACCCCGTCTGGTCCTCGCGGGACGCCCTCGCGGCGGAGTCGGTGCCCGACGAACTGCTCGTCGTCGGCGCCGGCTACATCGGCATGGAACTGTCCACCGCGTTCGCCAAACTCGGCGCGGACGTGACCGTCGTGGAGATGCTCGAAGACGTGCTCCCCGGCTACGAGGACGACGTCTCGAACGTCGTCCGCAAACGCGCCGAGGAACTCGGCATCGAGTTCCACTTCGGAGAGGGCGCCAGCGGGTGGTCGCCCGACGGCGACGACGTGGTCGTCGAGACGGAGACCGAGGACGGCGAGACGTCGTCGTACCGCGCCGACAAGGTGCTGGTCGCCGTCGGTCGGTCGCCCGTGACCGACACCGTCGACGCCGAGAACGCGGGATTGGAGACGGACGAGAAGGGCTTCTTCGAGACGGACGACCGGATGCGGACCTCCGTCGACCACATCTACGCCGTCGGCGACGTGGTGGCCGACTCGCCGATGCTGGCGCACGTCGGGTCGAAGGAGGGCATCGTCGCCGCCGAACACGCCGCGGGCGAACCGGCGGCCTACGACGCGCAGGCCGTCCCGGCGGCCGTGTTCACCGACCCCGAAATCGGCACCGTGGGCATGACCGAATCCGAGGCCGAGGAGGCGGGTTTCACCCCCGCCGTCGGCCAGATGCCGTTCAACGCCTCCGGGCGCGCGATGACGACGGGCCACACCGAGGGCTTCGTCCGCGTCGTCGCCGACGAGGACAGCGGGTTCGTCCTCGGCGGGCAGATTGTGGGACCGGAAGCGTCCGAACTCGTCGCCGAACTCGCCCTCGCGGTGGAGATGGGCGCGACGCTGGAGGACGTGGCCGGCACCGTCCACACCCACCCGACGCTGGCGGAGGCGGTGATGGAGGCCGCGGAGAACGCGCGCGGCGAGGCGATTCACACGCTGAACCGCTGA